Proteins from a genomic interval of Natronorubrum sediminis:
- a CDS encoding Lrp/AsnC family transcriptional regulator, whose amino-acid sequence MTDVDDIDRAILKILADDPRTPYSEIARILVDKGYELSTEGVRKRVTKLLERTSPFFLLEPQEHDWEIVRLAISVTDEPGAKDALLDEIAEMPFWLVCKGIGTYDIYAVATAVSNEDVDALVQRVKEIDTVADIEFSIETSRDTNVDDYLTPRPPDEST is encoded by the coding sequence TCTCAAGATCCTCGCGGACGACCCTCGGACGCCCTACTCTGAGATCGCGAGGATTCTTGTCGACAAGGGGTACGAACTCTCAACGGAGGGTGTTCGAAAACGCGTCACGAAGCTCTTGGAGCGAACGTCGCCGTTTTTCTTGCTCGAGCCACAGGAACACGACTGGGAAATCGTTCGGCTCGCGATTTCTGTTACGGACGAACCCGGGGCGAAGGACGCTCTTCTCGACGAAATCGCCGAGATGCCGTTCTGGCTCGTCTGTAAGGGTATCGGAACCTACGACATTTACGCCGTCGCAACCGCCGTATCGAACGAAGATGTCGACGCACTCGTCCAGCGAGTCAAAGAGATTGATACCGTTGCTGACATCGAATTCTCGATCGAAACCAGTCGTGATACGAACGTTGACGATTACCTGACGCCGAGGCCCCCAGATGAGTCAACGTAA